One Brassica napus cultivar Da-Ae chromosome A1, Da-Ae, whole genome shotgun sequence genomic region harbors:
- the LOC106446359 gene encoding pentatricopeptide repeat-containing protein At4g16470, whose translation MQFLPETIDSSSFSFMWRSPLLSFLISSGMLVSKQRTLIKDSSFISFSSSSISRLLRDLGFTMTSVSTVSTLELNRNESDSDSKFSGKATAILRRMLAQRNIPSFQVEHHRKKEQPDKTLQGLCITGRLKEAVGLLWRSNGLQLESDTYSMLLQECKERREYTKGKRVHAHMVVVGFALTEYLKVKLLILYALSGDLQTGGILFRGLQSRCLISRNAMISGCVKKGLEQEGLFMYYDMRYCGLVPDQYTFSSVFRACSALASLEHGMRAHAVMVKTCLKSNVIVNGALVDMYFKCSSVSDGYKAFDQFLDRNVVTWTSLMSGYGYHGQVSEVLKCFEKMKEEGCRPNSVTFLVVLTACSHGGLVDQGREHFDSMKSDYGIEPEGQHYAAMVDILGRAGRLQEAYEFIMKSPCKKHAPVWGSLLGSCRNHGNVELLELAATRYFELDPTNGGNYVVFANGYASCGLLEAASKVRRRMENAGVEKDPGYSQIELQGQVHRFMRNDTSHRLSRKIHNKVQEMASLFMDVDYYPDDLDTN comes from the exons ATGCAATTTCTCCCGGAGACGATCGATAGCTCATCATTTAGTTTCATGTGGAGAAGCCCTCTCCTCTCATTCCTCATCTCCTCGGGAATGTTGGTTTCAAAACAGAGAACGTTAATAAAAGATTCTTCCTTTATcagcttctcttcctcctcAATCTCCCGTCTTTTGCGCGATTTAGGCTTCACGATGACAAGTGTCTCGACGGTTTCAACTCTAGAGTTAAATAGGAACGAGTCTGATTCCGATTCTAAGTTTTCCGGCAAAGCGACGGCGATACTCCGCCGCATGCTGGCTCAGAGGAATATTCCCAG CTTTCAGGTAGAGCATCACAGAAAGAAAGAGCAGCCTGACAAGACACTACAAGGTCTTTGCATCACTGGGAGGTTGAAAGAAGCTGTTGGGCTGTTATGGCGCAGCAACGGGTTACAGCTCGAGTCCGATACTTACTCTATGCTGTTACAGGAATGCAAAGAGAGGCGTGAATACACAAAAGGGAAACGAGTACACGCTCACATGGTTGTTGTGGGATTTGCTCTGACTGAGTATTTGAAAGTCAAGCTGTTGATACTTTACGCCTTGTCAGGGGATCTTCAAACAGGTGGGATTCTCTTCCGTGGTTTGCAGTCGAGGTGTTTGATCTCGAGGAACGCAATGATCTCAGGGTGTGTTAAGAAGGGTCTTGAACAAGAAGGGCTTTTTATGTATTACGATATGAGATACTGTGGTTTAGTTCCGGATCAGTATACTTTTTCTTCCGTGTTTAGAGCGTGTTCTGCTTTAGCGTCGCTGGAACACGGGATGAGAGCTCATGCTGTGATGGTAAAGACTTGTCTTAAGTCGAATGTTATAGTCAATGGTGCTCTTGTTGATATGTACTTCAAGTGCAGCAGTGTCTCTGATGGGTACAAAGCGTTTGATCAGTTTTTAGATAGAAACGTGGTTACGTGGACCTCGTTGATGTCTGGATACGGGTATCATGGACAAGTTTCGGAGGTGTTGAAATGCTTTGAGAAGATGAAGGAAGAGGGCTGCAGACCCAACTCTGTTACGTTTTTGGTGGTTCTCACTGCTTGTAGCCATGGAGGTTTGGTTGATCAAGGTCGAGAGCATTTTGATTCCATGAAGAGTGATTATGGGATTGAGCCTGAGGGACAACACTATGCAGCTATGGTTGATATCTTAGGGCGTGCTGGTAGGCTACAAGAGGCGTACGAGTTTATAATGAAGTCACCGTGCAAGAAACATGCTCCGGTTTGGGGATCTTTGCTGGGATCATGCAGGAATCATGGGAATGTGGAGCTGCTAGAGCTCGCGGCTACTAGATATTTTGAGTTGGACCCAACGAACGGTGGGAACTACGTGGTGTTTGCCAATGGATACGCGAGCTGTGGATTGTTGGAAGCTGCCTCGAAGGTTAGGAGGAGAATGGAGAATGCAGGAGTTGAAAAAGATCCAGGCTATAGCCAGATCGAGTTACAAGGTCAAGTTCATAGGTTCATGAGGAATGACACGTCTCACAGACTCTCTAGAAAGATACACAACAAGGTCCAAGAGATGGCTTCTCTGTTTATGGATGTTGACTACTATCCAGATGACTTGGACACTAATTGA